The following coding sequences are from one Acidobacteriota bacterium window:
- a CDS encoding ATP synthase F0 subunit B, with product MQLPDLSLLIIMVLFWATYAVLRAWVFKPLGSILEEREKKAATATDALAKALENEKETLASIDRRLTETRREALAARQASRNDANTKRQALLDEAREKVRLAASSAQGKLDAEVATARAELAKNIRTTAGEIASLALGRRLA from the coding sequence ATGCAGCTTCCCGATCTCTCCCTGCTGATCATCATGGTCCTCTTCTGGGCCACGTACGCCGTCTTGCGCGCGTGGGTCTTCAAACCGCTCGGCTCGATCCTCGAGGAGCGCGAGAAGAAGGCCGCGACGGCGACGGACGCCCTCGCGAAGGCGCTCGAGAACGAGAAAGAGACGCTCGCCTCGATCGACCGCCGCCTGACGGAGACCCGGCGCGAGGCGCTCGCCGCCCGGCAGGCCTCCCGCAACGACGCGAACACGAAGCGGCAGGCGCTTCTCGACGAAGCCCGCGAGAAGGTCCGGCTCGCCGCCTCCTCGGCGCAGGGGAAGCTCGACGCCGAGGTCGCCACCGCGCGTGCGGAGCTCGCGAAGAACATCCGAACGACGGCAGGCGAGATCGCCTCTCTGGCGCTCGGGCGGAGGCTCGCGTGA
- the atpH gene encoding ATP synthase F1 subunit delta — MAERFTRPYVDAFFAVAGSAGAVDAQLPALDAVARAIESNAELAKVLANPGVERTRRKALLDAVAEKVGVDTLGVRLLDTLLQNRRVHRLPAFLAAVRERLDRERRTLEARVTSARPLDDAVFEALRRMVEGRTGSTVRVVSSVEPSLLGGFVVSVGSARLDASLARRLEKARAALHALAPAS, encoded by the coding sequence ATGGCGGAACGCTTCACCCGGCCCTACGTCGACGCCTTCTTCGCCGTCGCCGGCTCCGCCGGGGCCGTCGACGCGCAGCTTCCGGCGCTCGACGCCGTCGCCCGGGCGATCGAGTCGAACGCCGAGCTCGCGAAGGTTCTCGCGAACCCCGGCGTCGAGCGGACGCGCCGCAAGGCGCTCCTCGACGCCGTCGCCGAGAAGGTCGGCGTCGACACGCTCGGAGTGCGGCTCCTCGACACCCTCCTCCAGAACCGCCGCGTGCACCGCCTTCCGGCGTTCCTCGCCGCGGTGCGCGAGCGGCTCGACCGCGAGCGCCGCACGCTCGAGGCGCGCGTCACGAGCGCGCGCCCGCTCGACGACGCGGTCTTCGAGGCCCTGCGCCGGATGGTCGAGGGCCGCACCGGCTCGACCGTGCGCGTGGTCTCGTCCGTAGAACCCTCGCTCCTCGGCGGCTTCGTCGTCTCGGTGGGCAGCGCCCGCCTCGACGCGTCGCTCGCGCGCCGGCTCGAGAAGGCTCGCGCCGCGCTGCACGCACTCGCCCCGGCGTCTTGA
- a CDS encoding F0F1 ATP synthase subunit alpha, translating to MADISAQEITQLIKAQLAGVTQGVDVDEVGTVISVGDGIALVYGLDKAMAGELIAFPNDVFGLALNLEESHVGCVLMGETSLVKEGDTAKRTKRIVSVPVGDALIGRVLNPLGIPLDGKGPIASTEFYPVERLAPGVVDRMPVKEPMQTGIKAIDAMIPIGRGQRELIIGDRQTGKTAIALDAIINQKGKDVVCVYVAIGQKNSTVAQVVQTLEKHGAMEHTIVVAASASDPAPLQYIAAYAGCAMGEYFMYNGRHALVIYDDLSKQAASYREISLLLRRPPGREAYPGDVFYLHSRLLERASKLSKEKGGGSLTALPIIETQAGDVSAYIPTNVISITDGQIFLESDLFFSGQRPAVNVGISVSRVGGSAQIKVMRAISGTLRLDLAQFRELAAFAQFGSDLDKTTQAQLNRGQRLVEILKQNQYVPMDIGLQVASVFAGTKGFLDDLLVEAVLPFETALHEYLKDQKKALLDEVRAAGKLTKEIEDALSAAVAEAKKVFLATRPEAKVA from the coding sequence ATGGCCGACATCAGCGCCCAGGAAATCACCCAGCTCATCAAGGCCCAGCTCGCGGGCGTCACGCAGGGCGTGGACGTCGACGAGGTCGGCACGGTCATCTCGGTCGGCGACGGCATCGCGCTCGTCTACGGGCTCGACAAGGCGATGGCCGGCGAGCTCATCGCGTTCCCGAACGACGTCTTCGGCCTCGCGCTGAACCTCGAGGAATCGCACGTCGGCTGCGTGCTCATGGGCGAGACGAGCCTCGTCAAGGAAGGCGACACGGCCAAGCGAACGAAGCGCATCGTGTCCGTGCCCGTCGGAGACGCCCTGATCGGCCGCGTCCTGAATCCGCTTGGGATCCCGCTGGACGGCAAGGGCCCGATCGCCTCGACGGAGTTCTACCCCGTCGAGCGTCTCGCGCCCGGCGTCGTCGACCGCATGCCCGTCAAGGAGCCGATGCAGACCGGCATCAAGGCCATCGACGCGATGATCCCGATCGGCCGCGGCCAGCGCGAGCTCATCATCGGCGACCGCCAGACCGGCAAGACGGCGATCGCGCTCGACGCGATCATCAACCAGAAGGGCAAGGACGTCGTCTGCGTCTACGTCGCGATCGGGCAGAAGAACTCGACGGTCGCGCAGGTCGTCCAGACGCTCGAGAAGCACGGCGCGATGGAACACACCATCGTCGTCGCGGCCTCCGCGTCCGACCCGGCGCCGCTCCAGTACATCGCCGCGTATGCGGGCTGCGCGATGGGCGAGTACTTCATGTACAACGGCCGGCACGCGCTCGTCATTTACGACGACCTCTCGAAGCAGGCGGCGTCCTACCGCGAGATCTCGCTCCTCCTCCGGCGGCCGCCGGGCCGCGAGGCGTACCCGGGCGACGTCTTCTACCTCCACAGCCGGCTCCTCGAGCGGGCCTCGAAGCTGAGCAAGGAGAAGGGCGGCGGCTCGCTCACGGCGCTCCCGATCATCGAGACGCAGGCGGGCGACGTCTCGGCGTACATCCCGACGAACGTCATCTCGATCACCGACGGCCAGATCTTCCTCGAGTCGGACCTCTTCTTTTCGGGCCAGCGCCCGGCGGTCAACGTCGGCATCTCGGTGTCGCGCGTCGGCGGATCGGCGCAGATCAAGGTCATGCGCGCGATCTCGGGCACGCTGCGCCTCGACCTCGCGCAGTTCCGCGAGCTCGCGGCCTTCGCCCAGTTCGGCTCCGACCTCGACAAGACGACGCAGGCCCAGCTCAACCGCGGCCAGCGCCTCGTCGAGATCCTCAAGCAGAATCAGTACGTGCCGATGGACATCGGGCTCCAGGTCGCGTCGGTCTTCGCCGGGACGAAGGGTTTCCTCGACGACCTCCTCGTCGAGGCGGTGCTCCCGTTCGAGACGGCGCTCCACGAGTACCTGAAGGACCAGAAGAAGGCGCTCCTCGACGAGGTCCGCGCCGCGGGCAAGCTCACGAAGGAGATCGAGGACGCGCTCTCGGCGGCGGTCGCCGAGGCGAAGAAGGTCTTCCTCGCAACGCGGCCCGAAGCGAAGGTCGCGTAG
- the atpG gene encoding ATP synthase F1 subunit gamma: MANLIDIRRRIRSVKNTQQITKAMKMVAASKLRRAQDRVLSARPYATTLEATLASVAARVPANEDGTSAHPLLQGREEKNVVVIAVSGDKGLAGGFNTNVNRAVGALLREQKERGVNVRLVVLGKKSNDFWKRRSFEILDARPGLFSKLNMAVAAEIARGLGARFVSGEVDAVYVVYNEFRSVISQIVRTKRLLPVSLEAGAGAPGAGGTDYLYEPGPDVILGTLVPRFLEFQMYRALLESNAAFFAAQMTAMDGASKNAGEIIDGLTLTYNRARQARITKELIEIVSGAAALE; this comes from the coding sequence ATGGCCAACCTGATCGACATCCGGCGCCGGATCCGCAGCGTGAAGAACACGCAGCAGATCACGAAGGCGATGAAGATGGTCGCGGCCTCGAAGCTGCGCCGGGCGCAGGACCGCGTCCTCTCGGCGCGTCCCTACGCCACGACGCTCGAGGCGACGCTCGCCTCCGTCGCCGCGCGCGTCCCGGCAAACGAGGACGGCACGAGCGCGCACCCGCTCCTCCAGGGGCGCGAGGAGAAGAACGTCGTCGTGATCGCCGTGAGCGGCGACAAGGGTCTCGCCGGCGGATTCAACACGAACGTGAACCGCGCCGTAGGAGCGCTTCTGCGCGAGCAGAAGGAGAGGGGCGTGAACGTGCGCCTCGTCGTCCTCGGCAAGAAGTCGAACGACTTCTGGAAGAGACGTTCCTTTGAAATCCTGGACGCCAGGCCCGGCCTCTTCTCGAAGCTGAACATGGCCGTCGCGGCCGAGATCGCGCGCGGCCTGGGCGCGCGCTTCGTCTCGGGCGAGGTCGACGCGGTCTACGTCGTCTACAACGAGTTTCGGAGCGTGATCTCCCAGATCGTCCGAACGAAGAGGCTCCTTCCGGTGAGCCTCGAGGCCGGTGCGGGAGCTCCCGGAGCCGGCGGCACGGACTACCTCTACGAACCGGGGCCCGACGTCATCCTCGGCACGCTCGTTCCGCGCTTCCTCGAGTTCCAGATGTACCGCGCCCTTCTCGAGTCGAACGCGGCGTTCTTCGCGGCCCAGATGACCGCGATGGACGGCGCGTCCAAGAACGCGGGCGAGATCATCGACGGCCTCACCCTCACGTACAACCGCGCGCGCCAGGCGCGCATCACGAAAGAGCTCATCGAGATCGTCTCGGGAGCGGCTGCTCTGGAATGA
- the atpD gene encoding F0F1 ATP synthase subunit beta codes for MATEGRVVQVIGPVVDVEFPAGKLPTILNAVRIVDDEKLSTVPIDIITEVAQHLGENRVRCISMKPADGLVRGMKAIDTGAPITIPVGPETLGRILNVIGEPVDEMGPVTTTEHWPIHREAPAYEDQSTSVEMFETGIKVIDLLEPYTRGGKTGLFGGAGVGKTVLIMELINNVAKAAGGYSVFAGVGERTREGNDLWLEFTESGIIDPKDWKKSKAALIYGQMTEPPGARLRVGLTGLTAAEYFRDKEGKDVLLFIDNIFRFTQAGSEVSALLGRMPSAVGYQPNLATEMGELQERITSTKRGSITSVQAIYVPADDLTDPAPATAFAHLDATTVLSRQIAEIGIYPSVDPLASTSKILSPLTVGEEHYKVARAVQQVLQKYKDLQDIIAILGIDELSEDDKVIVARARKIQRFLSQPFHVAEQFTGLPGRYVKVADTIRSFKEIVDGKHDDLPEQAFFNVGAIEEAQEKAEKLKGAA; via the coding sequence ATGGCAACTGAAGGCAGGGTCGTCCAGGTCATCGGACCCGTCGTGGACGTCGAGTTCCCGGCCGGGAAGCTCCCGACCATCCTCAACGCCGTCCGAATCGTGGACGACGAAAAGCTCTCGACGGTCCCGATCGACATCATCACGGAGGTCGCGCAGCACCTCGGCGAGAACCGCGTCCGCTGCATCTCGATGAAGCCCGCCGACGGCCTCGTCCGCGGCATGAAGGCGATCGACACGGGCGCGCCCATCACGATCCCGGTCGGCCCCGAGACGCTCGGCCGCATCCTGAACGTCATCGGCGAGCCGGTGGACGAGATGGGCCCCGTCACGACGACGGAGCACTGGCCCATCCACCGCGAGGCGCCCGCCTACGAGGACCAGTCCACGTCCGTCGAGATGTTCGAGACGGGCATCAAGGTCATCGACCTCCTCGAGCCCTACACGCGCGGCGGCAAGACGGGCCTCTTCGGGGGCGCGGGCGTCGGCAAGACCGTCCTCATCATGGAGCTCATCAACAACGTCGCGAAGGCGGCAGGCGGCTACTCGGTCTTTGCGGGCGTCGGCGAGCGCACGCGCGAGGGCAACGACCTCTGGCTCGAGTTCACCGAGTCCGGGATCATCGACCCGAAGGACTGGAAGAAGTCCAAGGCCGCGCTCATCTACGGCCAGATGACGGAGCCTCCCGGCGCGCGCCTGCGCGTCGGCCTGACGGGCCTCACGGCGGCCGAGTACTTCCGCGACAAGGAAGGCAAGGACGTCCTCCTCTTCATCGACAACATCTTCCGCTTCACGCAGGCGGGCTCCGAGGTCTCGGCGCTGCTCGGGCGCATGCCCTCGGCCGTCGGCTACCAGCCCAACCTCGCGACCGAGATGGGCGAGCTGCAGGAGCGCATCACCTCCACGAAGCGCGGCTCGATCACGTCGGTCCAGGCGATCTACGTCCCGGCCGACGACCTCACGGACCCGGCGCCGGCGACCGCGTTCGCGCACCTCGATGCGACGACCGTCCTCTCGCGCCAGATCGCCGAGATCGGCATCTACCCGTCCGTCGACCCGCTCGCGTCCACGTCCAAGATCCTCTCGCCGCTCACCGTGGGCGAGGAGCACTACAAGGTCGCGCGCGCCGTCCAGCAGGTCCTCCAGAAGTACAAGGACCTCCAGGACATCATCGCGATCCTCGGCATCGACGAGCTTTCCGAGGACGACAAGGTCATCGTCGCCCGCGCCCGCAAGATCCAGCGCTTCCTCTCGCAGCCCTTCCACGTCGCCGAGCAGTTCACGGGCCTCCCGGGCCGCTACGTGAAGGTCGCCGACACGATTCGCTCCTTCAAGGAAATCGTCGACGGCAAGCACGACGACCTGCCGGAGCAGGCGTTCTTCAACGTCGGCGCGATCGAGGAAGCCCAGGAGAAGGCCGAGAAGCTCAAGGGAGCGGCCTGA
- the atpC gene encoding ATP synthase F1 subunit epsilon produces the protein MDGRLTLTVVTPERAVVAGALCDEVTLPGLEGEMGILPAHTPLIALLGIGLVTFRDGAKKTSVAVRGGFAEIANDAVRVLADEAAAKDAIDAGKAAEEKTAAEARRADVVGDEQLDAANADARFAEARISVAAS, from the coding sequence GTGGACGGACGCCTCACGCTCACCGTCGTGACCCCGGAGCGCGCCGTCGTTGCGGGCGCCCTCTGCGACGAGGTTACGCTGCCCGGACTCGAAGGCGAGATGGGGATTCTGCCCGCCCACACGCCGCTCATCGCTCTTCTCGGGATCGGCCTCGTGACGTTCCGCGACGGAGCGAAGAAGACGTCCGTCGCCGTGCGGGGCGGCTTCGCCGAGATCGCAAATGACGCCGTGCGCGTCCTCGCGGACGAGGCGGCCGCGAAGGACGCGATCGACGCCGGCAAGGCCGCCGAGGAGAAGACGGCGGCCGAGGCGCGCCGCGCGGACGTCGTGGGCGACGAACAGCTCGACGCCGCCAACGCCGACGCCCGATTCGCCGAGGCGCGGATCTCGGTCGCGGCGTCCTGA
- a CDS encoding class I SAM-dependent methyltransferase: MTEDRDPWWEHWFGEPYLALYPERDEREARTQAVFAREVLSPFAKAGRLRFLDLGCGTGRRTAALGHGLGATVGVDASLRLVGSARRFGPRLRPGALCALPESLPLASRSVGAAVSFAGAFGRSDDPADDARVAREITRVLAPGGGFLAAVFNAERVVAGLARREEKLIQGTRVVIRRRYDPERRMLDKEIELGSGPDRRVYAQRARALTEHELRGRLRTAGLTVVGAWGDFDGSAFERGRSPRLVLLASKPSSKAFGAPGR, from the coding sequence GTGACCGAGGACCGCGATCCCTGGTGGGAGCACTGGTTCGGAGAGCCGTACCTCGCGCTCTATCCGGAACGCGACGAGCGCGAGGCGCGCACCCAGGCCGTGTTCGCGCGCGAGGTTCTCTCCCCGTTCGCGAAGGCCGGCCGCCTCCGGTTCCTCGACCTCGGTTGCGGAACGGGCCGCCGGACCGCGGCCCTCGGACACGGCCTCGGGGCGACCGTGGGCGTCGACGCCTCGCTCCGCCTCGTCGGGTCCGCGCGCCGCTTCGGGCCGCGCCTCCGGCCCGGCGCCCTCTGCGCGCTCCCGGAGAGCCTGCCTCTCGCAAGCCGGAGCGTCGGGGCGGCCGTGAGCTTCGCGGGCGCGTTCGGCCGCTCGGACGACCCGGCCGACGACGCGCGCGTGGCCCGTGAGATCACCCGGGTCCTCGCGCCGGGCGGCGGGTTCCTCGCGGCCGTCTTCAACGCCGAGCGCGTCGTCGCGGGTCTCGCGCGGCGCGAGGAAAAGCTGATCCAGGGAACGCGCGTCGTGATCCGGCGGCGGTACGATCCCGAGCGTCGCATGCTGGACAAGGAGATCGAGCTCGGGAGCGGCCCCGACAGGCGCGTTTACGCGCAGCGTGCCCGCGCCCTGACGGAGCACGAGCTGCGCGGCCGCCTGCGCACCGCGGGGCTGACGGTCGTCGGAGCCTGGGGCGACTTCGACGGCTCGGCGTTCGAGCGCGGGCGCTCGCCGCGCCTCGTTCTCCTCGCCTCGAAGCCTTCGTCGAAGGCATTCGGAGCGCCCGGCCGATGA
- the bshC gene encoding bacillithiol biosynthesis BshC, with protein MTVPLDRVPGIPALARGLATGAPDVSEFLPRVATPAAIAAHAAAVRRAFRPRSAAAGADPRLQALARGESAAVLTGQQAGLFGGPHLTLVKAVAAEKIAEDLSRAGTPAAAAFWCASEDHDLVEVTRVVLPTPEGPRDFGPDSGALAANRAPVGALPITADLDAILEAAAANLGGPPDEDALAALRGAHAGATYGAAFTRTLGWLLDGELPVVDAADAAEKPALVPLAVRLVRARRDVRALLETRGTALAKAGHPLQVKTDAAALPLFVRVGAERLLLVDEAGRLALKGRDGTFAEEDVVARLESGDWLPSFSALTRPLAASVLYPVGATVLGPAEVAYWAQSWPLFAWAGIVPPAVLLRPFVALETPSARRLLAKLDIGLGDVLAGSDALLRKKGAGSARALLARVASIPERAIADLDAARPALAAVDASLEKAVEATREKLAFAFEKLVEKTEAAAGRADAQVAQQVRRLMDELLPDGKLAERLYPVLPYVLKLGRAAVVGALRRDLKWDEPGLQEIVL; from the coding sequence ATGACCGTTCCGCTGGACCGCGTGCCGGGCATTCCGGCGCTCGCGCGCGGGCTCGCGACGGGCGCGCCGGACGTGTCGGAATTCCTGCCGCGCGTGGCGACGCCGGCCGCGATCGCGGCGCATGCGGCCGCGGTGCGCCGCGCCTTCCGTCCGCGTTCCGCGGCGGCGGGCGCCGACCCGCGCCTCCAGGCCCTCGCCCGGGGAGAGAGCGCCGCCGTCCTCACCGGCCAGCAGGCCGGCCTCTTCGGCGGCCCGCACCTCACGCTCGTGAAGGCCGTCGCCGCGGAGAAGATCGCGGAGGACCTCTCCAGGGCCGGCACGCCGGCTGCCGCGGCGTTCTGGTGCGCCTCCGAGGACCACGACCTCGTCGAGGTCACGCGCGTCGTCCTGCCGACTCCCGAGGGGCCGCGCGACTTCGGTCCGGATTCCGGGGCGCTCGCGGCGAACCGGGCGCCGGTCGGCGCGCTCCCGATCACCGCCGACCTCGACGCGATCCTCGAAGCGGCGGCCGCGAATCTCGGCGGCCCGCCCGACGAGGACGCCCTCGCCGCACTGCGGGGCGCGCACGCAGGGGCGACGTACGGCGCGGCTTTCACACGGACGCTCGGCTGGCTGCTCGACGGAGAGCTCCCGGTCGTCGACGCGGCCGACGCTGCAGAGAAGCCCGCGCTCGTGCCTCTCGCCGTCCGGCTCGTGAGGGCGCGGCGCGACGTGCGCGCGCTTCTCGAGACGCGCGGCACGGCGCTCGCGAAGGCCGGCCATCCGCTCCAGGTGAAGACGGATGCCGCCGCGCTGCCGCTTTTCGTCCGCGTCGGCGCCGAGCGCCTGCTCCTCGTCGACGAGGCGGGCCGGCTCGCGCTCAAGGGTCGCGACGGAACCTTCGCCGAAGAGGACGTCGTCGCGCGGCTCGAGTCCGGAGACTGGCTGCCGTCGTTCTCGGCGCTCACGCGCCCGCTGGCGGCCTCGGTCCTCTACCCCGTCGGCGCGACGGTCCTCGGTCCCGCGGAGGTGGCCTACTGGGCGCAGTCCTGGCCGCTCTTCGCGTGGGCCGGAATCGTCCCACCCGCCGTCCTCCTCCGCCCCTTCGTCGCCCTCGAAACGCCTTCGGCGCGCCGCCTCCTCGCGAAGCTCGACATCGGGCTCGGGGACGTCCTCGCGGGCAGCGACGCGCTCCTCCGGAAGAAGGGTGCGGGCTCGGCGCGCGCGCTTCTCGCCCGCGTCGCGTCGATCCCCGAGCGCGCGATCGCGGACCTCGACGCGGCCCGGCCCGCGCTCGCCGCCGTGGACGCCTCGCTGGAGAAAGCGGTCGAGGCCACGCGCGAAAAGCTCGCGTTCGCCTTCGAGAAGCTCGTCGAGAAGACGGAAGCCGCCGCGGGACGCGCGGACGCCCAGGTGGCCCAGCAGGTGCGCCGGCTCATGGACGAGCTTCTGCCGGACGGGAAGCTCGCCGAGCGGCTCTACCCGGTTCTGCCGTATGTTCTGAAACTCGGGAGGGCCGCGGTCGTCGGCGCGCTCCGACGCGACCTGAAATGGGACGAGCCCGGCCTGCAGGAGATCGTATTGTGA
- the bshB1 gene encoding bacillithiol biosynthesis deacetylase BshB1: protein MNMAAAVPVDVLAFGPHPDDVELGCGGTLASLAGRGRGVGIVDLTRGEMATRGNPETRAAEAAEAARLLGARFRVNLDLGDGDLRTDRAAQLLVVEAVRRARPRLVFAPVTEDRHPDHERAGRLVAEAAWYAGLAKLETGLPAHRPDQVVFYAAYALLPPTFLVDVTATFGTKRAALRAYRSQFHDAERSGDAGAREPETYVSSKSFWDGVEARACAYGRIANVAYAEGFVSKVPPTLADPAAAFLGYEGAKP, encoded by the coding sequence GTGAACATGGCCGCTGCGGTTCCCGTCGACGTCCTCGCGTTCGGCCCGCATCCGGATGACGTCGAGCTCGGCTGCGGCGGAACGCTCGCGTCTCTCGCCGGCCGGGGGCGCGGCGTCGGCATCGTCGACCTCACGCGCGGCGAGATGGCGACGCGGGGAAACCCGGAAACACGCGCCGCGGAAGCCGCGGAAGCGGCGCGCCTCCTCGGCGCGCGCTTCCGCGTGAACCTCGACCTCGGGGACGGCGACCTCCGGACGGATCGGGCCGCGCAGCTCCTCGTCGTCGAGGCCGTCAGGCGGGCGCGGCCTCGCCTCGTCTTCGCGCCCGTCACAGAGGACCGCCATCCGGACCACGAGCGAGCGGGCCGACTCGTGGCCGAGGCCGCGTGGTACGCCGGCCTCGCGAAGCTCGAAACGGGCCTCCCGGCGCATCGCCCCGACCAGGTCGTGTTCTACGCGGCGTACGCGCTGCTTCCGCCGACGTTTCTCGTGGACGTGACGGCCACCTTCGGGACGAAGCGAGCGGCGCTCCGCGCGTACAGGAGTCAGTTCCACGATGCCGAGCGGAGCGGCGACGCCGGAGCCCGCGAGCCGGAGACGTACGTCTCGTCGAAATCCTTCTGGGACGGCGTCGAGGCGCGCGCGTGCGCCTACGGGCGCATCGCGAACGTCGCGTACGCCGAGGGCTTCGTCTCGAAGGTCCCGCCGACGCTCGCCGACCCCGCCGCCGCGTTCCTCGGCTACGAGGGGGCGAAGCCGTGA
- the bshA gene encoding N-acetyl-alpha-D-glucosaminyl L-malate synthase BshA, producing the protein MKIGITCYPTFGGSGVVATELGHELARRGHDVHFITYAMPSRLNVFADRVTYHEVTVPSYPLFQYAPYDLALATRMGDVATHEKLDLIHVHYALPHAISAHLAREMLAPVRLGLVTTLHGTDVTIVGQDRSYLPITRFGIEKSDAVTAVSEHLKQVTIDVFQPKKEIVVIPNFIDPVRFSPESPQLSCRFVPAGRRVLMHVSNFRPVKRVLDVVEIFDRVQKRVPASLVMVGDGPDRPAAEALCREKGLAGHVTFLGNMPAVEALMPSADLYLLPTDSESFGLSALEAQACGVPVLGYAVGGLPEVVVPGETGFLRAVGDVVGLADDGASLLLDDARYKAMSQTARARAIKLFNADAVVSRYLALYERVLFAA; encoded by the coding sequence GTGAAGATCGGGATCACGTGCTACCCGACGTTCGGCGGCTCGGGCGTCGTCGCGACCGAGCTCGGGCACGAGCTCGCGCGGCGCGGCCACGACGTCCACTTCATCACGTACGCGATGCCCTCGCGGCTGAACGTCTTCGCGGACCGCGTGACGTACCACGAGGTCACGGTCCCGTCGTACCCGCTCTTCCAGTACGCGCCGTACGACCTCGCTCTCGCGACGCGCATGGGCGACGTCGCGACGCACGAGAAGCTGGACCTCATCCACGTCCATTACGCGCTCCCGCACGCGATCTCCGCGCACCTCGCGCGCGAGATGCTCGCGCCCGTGCGCCTCGGCCTCGTCACGACGCTCCACGGGACGGACGTCACGATCGTCGGGCAGGACCGCTCGTACCTGCCGATCACGCGCTTCGGAATCGAGAAGTCCGACGCCGTGACGGCGGTTTCCGAGCACCTCAAGCAGGTCACGATCGACGTCTTCCAGCCGAAGAAGGAGATCGTCGTCATCCCGAACTTCATCGACCCCGTGCGCTTCTCGCCGGAGTCGCCGCAGCTCTCGTGCCGGTTCGTCCCGGCGGGCCGCAGGGTCCTCATGCACGTCTCGAACTTCCGGCCCGTCAAGCGCGTCCTCGACGTCGTCGAGATCTTCGACCGCGTCCAGAAGCGCGTCCCCGCGTCCCTCGTGATGGTCGGCGACGGCCCGGACCGGCCCGCGGCCGAAGCCCTCTGTCGCGAGAAGGGACTCGCGGGGCACGTGACGTTCCTCGGGAACATGCCCGCGGTCGAGGCCCTCATGCCGTCGGCCGACCTCTACCTTCTGCCGACGGACTCCGAGTCGTTCGGCCTCTCGGCGCTCGAGGCGCAGGCCTGCGGCGTGCCCGTGCTCGGCTACGCCGTCGGCGGCCTGCCCGAGGTCGTCGTCCCCGGCGAAACGGGGTTTCTCCGCGCCGTCGGCGACGTCGTCGGCCTCGCGGACGACGGGGCCTCGCTGCTTCTCGACGACGCGCGCTACAAGGCGATGTCGCAGACCGCCCGCGCCCGCGCGATCAAGCTCTTCAACGCGGATGCAGTCGTCTCGCGCTACCTCGCGCTGTACGAGAGGGTCCTTTTCGCCGCGTGA
- a CDS encoding adenosine deaminase, translated as MGIAPSAARFLRRFAAAPAVELHLHLEGAISGATLVRLSSRAPAPIFPDLASVRARRLALGSPGAFFSFYRDVCRQIRSAADYAAVARSLTARLAKERIRHAEVYVSPAVAEKLGLDWFEVKEALEAVFAAHEAARRGRIVVLLDAVRHWGPESADRVLDLHTQRPWPRARGFGLGGEESAFPARDFARAFRRARRLGLMPVAHAGEWAGPDSVAETLEHLRPVRLAHGIRAAEDPALLTLLARRGIVCDVCPTSNLATGAVPEGAPHPVRALLAAGVAVTLSTDDPGLFGTTLRKEFRRVAGWGATGGELLACARAARHAAKRTLSYSAR; from the coding sequence GTGGGAATCGCTCCGTCCGCCGCCCGTTTTCTCCGGCGTTTCGCCGCCGCGCCCGCCGTCGAGCTTCACCTTCACCTCGAGGGCGCGATCTCCGGAGCGACGCTCGTGCGCCTCTCCTCCCGAGCGCCCGCACCCATTTTCCCGGATCTCGCGTCCGTGCGCGCGCGCCGGCTCGCGCTGGGCTCTCCGGGGGCGTTCTTCTCGTTCTACCGGGACGTCTGCCGCCAGATCCGCTCGGCCGCAGACTACGCGGCCGTCGCGCGTTCCCTCACCGCGCGCCTCGCGAAGGAGCGCATCCGCCACGCCGAGGTCTACGTCTCGCCCGCCGTCGCCGAGAAGCTCGGCCTCGACTGGTTCGAGGTCAAGGAAGCGCTCGAGGCCGTCTTCGCCGCTCACGAAGCCGCGCGGCGGGGGCGCATCGTCGTCCTCCTCGACGCCGTGCGCCACTGGGGACCGGAGTCGGCCGACCGGGTCCTCGACCTCCACACGCAGCGCCCGTGGCCGCGCGCCCGGGGATTCGGTCTCGGCGGCGAGGAGTCGGCCTTCCCCGCCCGGGACTTCGCGCGGGCCTTCCGCCGCGCACGCCGCCTCGGGCTGATGCCGGTCGCGCACGCGGGCGAGTGGGCGGGGCCCGACTCGGTCGCCGAGACGCTGGAGCATCTCAGGCCCGTGCGTCTGGCGCACGGGATCCGCGCCGCCGAGGACCCCGCGCTCCTCACCCTGCTCGCGCGGCGCGGCATCGTCTGCGACGTCTGCCCGACTTCGAACCTCGCGACCGGCGCCGTGCCGGAGGGCGCGCCGCACCCCGTGCGGGCGCTCCTCGCGGCGGGCGTCGCCGTCACGCTGTCGACGGACGACCCGGGCCTCTTCGGAACGACGCTGCGGAAGGAATTCCGGCGCGTCGCCGGCTGGGGCGCGACGGGCGGAGAGCTTCTCGCCTGCGCGCGCGCGGCCCGTCACGCGGCGAAAAGGACCCTCTCGTACAGCGCGAGGTAG